In Thermanaerovibrio velox DSM 12556, the genomic stretch CTGATACATATATAAAGCTACTGATCTATAAATGGCACCGGTATCAAGATGAGGAACCCCGAGAACCCTAGCCAACGCCTTAGCTACCGTGCTCTTCCCGGAACCGGCAGGACCGTCCAACACCACCACGGGACCTCTGGGGCTCATTCCATAGCCTCCATGGAGAGCTCCTCATCCACTTGAGCCATCAAGTCAACCAGCTCGGACATCAAAGCTTCAACATCAGATGACAGCCCAAGCCGCTCCAAGCTATCAGGCCACACGCTATACTGAAGACCGTCCGCTCCTATACCGGCCCCCAACATAAGACACAACGCATTCGCCACGTGGATCACATCAAGGAACTTACGATGATCCAAGTACTCATCAGGCAACTCCCAGGGGGAGTGGTGATACCTGGCAGCCAACATGTAACGCTCAGGCAGGTTCCACTGCTCCATGATAAGCCCCCCAACTTGGGCGTGGTCAAAGCCCAAGACCTGGCGCTCCGCATCCATGAAGGGCATCTTGTCTTCCTCCACCAGCTTAACTATTATGCTGTAGCCAAAACGGACGTAATCGTTGAGCACTATCTTGCCTATGTCATGGACCATGCCCGCCACGTAAGCTTCCTCATCATCCACATCCTTAAAACGCTTGGCTATATGTCGGGCGGAGAAAGCTACGCTCAGAGAGTGCTTCCACAGCTCCCCTCTGTCAAGGGCATAACCAGTGAAAGCCCCGTCCATAAACTTGTACACCGATGCGGCCAGGACTATGCTCTTAACTGTTTTGAAGCCCAGCAACGCGATGGCCTCCGAAACGCTGGTTATCCTTCGGGGCAAACCATAGTAGGCGGAGTTAGCCAACCTCAGTATCCTGAGCACCAGCCCCTCGTCCTTGGCAAGCTTATCCGCCACATCCTGGGCGTTGCTCTTGGGATCATCCAGTTTCTTCAGGGTATCTATGACAAACTGGGGCAGAGAAGGTATGTCGCTGACACGCTTAAGCACGCGCCTTTGTATCAGGTCACGGGTACGATCATCAAGCCCTTGCATGTAACCCCTCCTAATAACATCAGGGTAAAGACTGCCTTCATAAACCCTACGCTATACCATACCACCCACAGTGATATGATGCCACATGTCATCCTTTGAGAAAAGAGCAAATCCACCATACGGCAGATGTCTAAGCTCCATCCTCCCTATCTTGCGACGGAGAAGACACCTAACCCGAAGGCCAAGAGAGGCAACCATCCTTCGTATTTCCCTCTTCTTTCCCTCTTGAAGTTCCACCCGGATCTTATCTCTTCCAATCCTGTCCACAGAAACGGGCTTAAGAAACTCACCTTCGGACCAAATGCCACATCTCATCCGATCCAATAGGTCCGAGCGAACCTCTCCGTCCAGGTCAACCTCGTATGTTTTGATTATACCCCTGCTTGGATGCAACAGAGAATCGCAAAAGTCACCATCGTTAGTGAGGATCAAAAGCCCCTGGCTATCCTTGTCAAGTCGACCCACTGGGAAAGGAGCAAGCTGCCGGATGCGAAATGGAAGTATGTCCAAGACCGTCCTACATCGAGGATCCCTTACCGCACATACCACTCCTCTTGGCTTGTTCATGACGATATATACTGACTCCAGCGGTCTTACCACCTTGGAGTCCACCATAACAAGATCCCCTTCTTGGACCTTGAAGGAAAGGGCTTCCACGATCTCGCCGTTTACAGACACTCGGTGGTTCAAAATCAGGTGCTCAACGTTTCTTCTGGATCCGATGCCACACCTGGCAAGGTACTGATTAATCCTCAACCACATCCCCTCCTGCTTCAGAAGAGCAACCTTCCTCATATCCGCCGATCTCTTCCATCAGGTCCTCTAAAGATGGAAGATCAGAGAGGGATGACAATCCAAAGAGGTCCATGAAACGGGATGTGGTCCTGTAAAGCAACGGGTTACCCGGGCTCTTTTTACGCCCCCCTACGCGTATCAATCCATGCTTCAAAAGGGTATCCAAAACCCGGTCACATCTTACCCCTCTTATTTCCTCTATCTCCGCCCTGGTTATTGGTTGATGATACGCCACCGCTGCAAGGGTCTCCACCGCTGCCCGGCTCAACCTCAACCTTTGGCTCTGGGAGACATCCCTGAAAGCAGCCACGACCTCTGCTAGATCTTCAGCGGTTACCATCAACCACCCTTCCGCCACGGATATTAGATCCAGGCCGGAAGCCCCTTCATATCTTGCCTTAAGCCTCCCAAGAGACGCCCTTATATCCTTGGATGATACCCCCAGGAAAGAAGCTAGCTCCCTCTCCCCAACTGGACCAGAGGACACGAACAGCAAAGCTTCTACCTTCCTGTCCAAGTCTACCGACAGGTCCTGATCATGGAGTGGAGAAGACGATATCATCAAAAGGCTCCTCCTGAATGATCTTTATCCTGCCTAACCTGCATAGTTCGAGCAGGGCCAATATGGAGGCTATCAGCATGCCCCTTGGAGCTCCACAACCAATAAGCTGCCGCAAAGACACAGGCCCTCCCGCAACCCTTCTCTCTATAGCCCCCATGATTTCCTCAACGCTATATTCATTAACCTTAGCGTCCTCAATCTCTTCGTCATAATCATCCCAGCGGTCTTGATCGTGGTCCCTCCTATCTAACAGAGACCACCACACCCTACCAAGGGCGAAAAGATCACCCGCCTCAAAAAGCAGCGGCCCCTCCTCCGCCTGCCTCACGAAAAACCTCTCGCGCCACCTCTGCCGTTCCTCCAACCAGATTGCAGCCTTTCTTATAGGCCTGTATCTTGCCAGGGATCTCCGGAGGGCCCCCTCTGGGTCCATATCTCCATCCACGCCCTGAATGTCATCCTCAAAAGGCTCTACCGAGGGGAAAAGCCTCCTCACTTTGGTTAAAACCATACGGCTTGCGAAAGAGAAGAACTCTCCTATCTCTCTAAGGCTAACCTCCTGAGACATCAAGAACTCAACATATCTACCCAGAAGGTCCACCAGGGATATCCGCGCCACATCCAGCTTCCCTCGTTCTACAAGCTGACATAGGAGGTCCAAGGGACCGGAAAACCCTTCAAGGGTCACGCTTAGGTTGCCGTCATCAGACAGATTAACGTAGCATCCCAATTGCCTTGTACACTTCCTCCATGGTCTCCTGGGCCACCAACCTGGCCTTTCTGGCCCCCTCATGGATTATGCCATCAAGAA encodes the following:
- a CDS encoding pseudouridine synthase — encoded protein: MRINQYLARCGIGSRRNVEHLILNHRVSVNGEIVEALSFKVQEGDLVMVDSKVVRPLESVYIVMNKPRGVVCAVRDPRCRTVLDILPFRIRQLAPFPVGRLDKDSQGLLILTNDGDFCDSLLHPSRGIIKTYEVDLDGEVRSDLLDRMRCGIWSEGEFLKPVSVDRIGRDKIRVELQEGKKREIRRMVASLGLRVRCLLRRKIGRMELRHLPYGGFALFSKDDMWHHITVGGMV
- a CDS encoding HDOD domain-containing protein; this translates as MLKRVSDIPSLPQFVIDTLKKLDDPKSNAQDVADKLAKDEGLVLRILRLANSAYYGLPRRITSVSEAIALLGFKTVKSIVLAASVYKFMDGAFTGYALDRGELWKHSLSVAFSARHIAKRFKDVDDEEAYVAGMVHDIGKIVLNDYVRFGYSIIVKLVEEDKMPFMDAERQVLGFDHAQVGGLIMEQWNLPERYMLAARYHHSPWELPDEYLDHRKFLDVIHVANALCLMLGAGIGADGLQYSVWPDSLERLGLSSDVEALMSELVDLMAQVDEELSMEAME
- a CDS encoding ScpA family protein produces the protein MTLEGFSGPLDLLCQLVERGKLDVARISLVDLLGRYVEFLMSQEVSLREIGEFFSFASRMVLTKVRRLFPSVEPFEDDIQGVDGDMDPEGALRRSLARYRPIRKAAIWLEERQRWRERFFVRQAEEGPLLFEAGDLFALGRVWWSLLDRRDHDQDRWDDYDEEIEDAKVNEYSVEEIMGAIERRVAGGPVSLRQLIGCGAPRGMLIASILALLELCRLGRIKIIQEEPFDDIVFSTP
- the scpB gene encoding SMC-Scp complex subunit ScpB; this translates as MISSSPLHDQDLSVDLDRKVEALLFVSSGPVGERELASFLGVSSKDIRASLGRLKARYEGASGLDLISVAEGWLMVTAEDLAEVVAAFRDVSQSQRLRLSRAAVETLAAVAYHQPITRAEIEEIRGVRCDRVLDTLLKHGLIRVGGRKKSPGNPLLYRTTSRFMDLFGLSSLSDLPSLEDLMEEIGGYEEGCSSEAGGDVVED